Proteins encoded within one genomic window of Citrobacter amalonaticus Y19:
- the tyrA gene encoding bifunctional chorismate mutase/prephenate dehydrogenase, which yields MVAELTALRDQIDEVDKALLDLLARRLELVAEVGEVKSRFGLPIYVPEREASMLASRRAEAEALGVPPDLIEDVLRRVMRESYSSENDKGFKTLCPSLRPVVIVGGGGQMGRLFEKMLTLSGYQVRILEQHDWDRAQEIVADAGMVIVSVPIHLTESVIGKLPPLPADCILVDLASVKNGPLQAMLAAHDGPVLGLHPMFGPDSGSLAKQVVVWCDGRHPEAYQWFLEQIQVWGARLHRISAVEHDQNMAFIQALRHFATFAYGLHLAEENVQLEQLLALSSPIYRLELAMVGRLFAQDPQLYADIIMSSESNLALIKRYYKRFGDAIGLLEQGDKQAFIDSFRKVEHWFGDYAKRFQSESRTLLRQANDSRQ from the coding sequence ATGGTTGCTGAGTTGACCGCATTACGCGATCAAATTGATGAAGTAGACAAGGCGCTGCTGGATTTGCTGGCGCGCCGTCTGGAACTGGTGGCAGAGGTCGGTGAAGTCAAAAGCCGCTTTGGCCTGCCGATTTACGTACCAGAGCGCGAAGCCTCGATGCTGGCGTCGCGCCGTGCGGAAGCGGAAGCGCTCGGCGTACCGCCCGATCTGATTGAAGACGTGCTGCGCCGGGTGATGCGTGAGTCCTATTCCAGCGAAAACGATAAAGGGTTTAAGACGCTGTGTCCTTCTCTGCGCCCGGTGGTCATTGTCGGCGGGGGCGGGCAGATGGGGCGGTTGTTCGAGAAAATGCTCACCCTGTCGGGTTATCAGGTGCGGATCCTCGAACAGCATGACTGGGATCGCGCGCAGGAGATCGTCGCGGATGCCGGGATGGTGATCGTCAGCGTCCCGATCCATCTGACGGAATCGGTGATCGGCAAGTTACCGCCTTTGCCGGCTGACTGCATCCTGGTCGATCTGGCTTCGGTGAAAAATGGTCCCTTACAGGCGATGCTGGCGGCGCACGATGGCCCAGTGCTCGGGCTGCACCCGATGTTCGGTCCGGACAGCGGTAGCCTGGCCAAGCAGGTGGTGGTCTGGTGCGATGGGCGCCATCCGGAAGCCTATCAGTGGTTCCTGGAGCAGATTCAGGTCTGGGGCGCACGACTGCACCGTATCAGCGCCGTCGAGCACGACCAGAACATGGCGTTCATTCAGGCGCTGCGCCACTTTGCGACGTTTGCCTATGGTCTGCATCTGGCAGAAGAAAACGTGCAGCTTGAACAACTGCTGGCACTCTCTTCACCGATTTATCGTCTTGAACTGGCGATGGTGGGACGACTGTTTGCCCAGGATCCGCAGCTTTACGCCGATATCATCATGTCGTCGGAGAGCAATCTGGCGCTGATTAAGCGTTACTATAAGCGTTTTGGCGACGCGATCGGCCTGCTGGAGCAGGGGGATAAACAGGCGTTTATCGACAGCTTCCGCAAAGTAGAGCACTGGTTTGGTGATTACGCGAAGCGTTTCCAGAGCGAAAGTCGTACGCTATTACGCCAGGCGAATGACAGTCGACAGTAA
- the pheL gene encoding pheA operon leader peptide PheL, producing MKLTPFFFAFFFTFP from the coding sequence ATGAAACTCACCCCGTTCTTCTTCGCATTCTTTTTTACCTTCCCCTGA
- the aroF gene encoding 3-deoxy-7-phosphoheptulonate synthase AroF, producing MQKDALNNVHITDEQVLMTPEQLKAEFPLSLAQEAQIAQSRKTISDIIAGRDPRLLVVCGPCSIHDPETALEYARRFKALAAEVSDSLYLVMRVYFEKPRTTVGWKGLINDPHMDGSFDVEAGLKIARRLLLELVDMGLPLATEALDPNSPQYLGDLFSWSAIGARTTESQTHREMASGLSMPVGFKNGTDGSLATAINAMRAAAQSHRFVGINQAGQVALLQTQGNPDGHVILRGGKAPNYSPADVAQCEKEMEQAGLRPSLMVDCSHGNSNKDYRRQPAVAESVVAQIKDGNRSIIGLMIESNIHEGNQSSEQPRSEMKYGVSVTDACISWEMTDALLREINKDLNGQLAARQA from the coding sequence ATGCAAAAAGACGCGCTGAACAACGTACATATTACCGACGAACAGGTTCTGATGACCCCGGAACAACTTAAAGCGGAATTCCCGCTGAGCCTGGCGCAAGAGGCGCAAATCGCCCAGTCGCGTAAAACCATTTCTGACATCATTGCCGGTCGCGATCCGCGCCTGTTGGTGGTGTGTGGTCCGTGCTCCATTCACGATCCTGAAACGGCCCTGGAATATGCTCGTCGGTTTAAAGCCCTTGCCGCAGAGGTCAGCGATAGCCTCTATCTGGTGATGCGCGTCTATTTTGAAAAACCCCGTACCACCGTTGGCTGGAAAGGGTTAATTAACGATCCTCATATGGATGGCTCCTTTGACGTTGAAGCGGGGCTGAAAATTGCGCGTCGACTGCTGCTTGAACTGGTCGACATGGGACTGCCGCTGGCGACGGAAGCGCTGGATCCGAACAGCCCGCAGTACCTGGGCGATCTGTTTAGCTGGTCGGCGATTGGCGCGCGCACCACGGAATCACAAACGCACCGTGAAATGGCGTCGGGTCTGTCGATGCCAGTGGGTTTCAAAAACGGCACCGACGGCAGTCTGGCAACGGCGATCAACGCCATGCGCGCCGCGGCGCAGTCGCACCGTTTTGTCGGTATTAACCAGGCCGGACAGGTTGCGCTGCTACAAACTCAGGGTAACCCGGACGGGCATGTGATCCTGCGCGGCGGTAAAGCGCCTAACTACAGCCCGGCAGACGTCGCCCAGTGCGAAAAAGAGATGGAGCAGGCGGGACTGCGGCCGTCACTGATGGTAGATTGCAGTCATGGTAATTCCAATAAAGATTACCGTCGTCAGCCTGCCGTGGCGGAGTCGGTGGTTGCGCAAATTAAAGATGGCAACCGCTCAATCATCGGCCTGATGATTGAAAGTAACATTCACGAAGGCAACCAGTCCTCCGAGCAACCGCGCAGCGAAATGAAGTACGGCGTGTCCGTTACCGATGCCTGCATCAGTTGGGAAATGACGGACGCGTTGCTGCGTGAAATCAACAAAGACTTGAACGGCCAGTTGGCGGCGCGCCAGGCTTAA
- a CDS encoding DUF2799 domain-containing protein — MTRIVGIAIIFLLSGCQVDPYTHAPTWTSTNWYDAGIEDAISGVAVKDNETLADTFNDPEVDRPQYLKGYAEGQRKTCQQNFAYARGVTGKTFPASCDTVENASQLREAWQQGADENASSTRLN, encoded by the coding sequence ATGACGAGAATAGTGGGTATCGCAATCATTTTTCTGCTCAGTGGTTGTCAGGTAGATCCTTACACCCACGCGCCAACATGGACCAGTACCAACTGGTATGACGCCGGCATCGAAGATGCAATTTCCGGCGTTGCCGTTAAAGATAATGAAACGCTGGCCGATACCTTTAATGACCCGGAGGTGGATCGCCCGCAATACCTCAAAGGCTATGCGGAAGGCCAACGTAAAACCTGCCAGCAAAATTTTGCCTATGCCAGAGGCGTGACGGGGAAAACCTTCCCTGCCAGCTGCGATACCGTAGAAAATGCCAGTCAGTTGCGTGAAGCCTGGCAACAAGGTGCTGATGAAAATGCCAGCTCAACACGCCTGAATTAA
- the pheA gene encoding bifunctional chorismate mutase/prephenate dehydratase encodes MTSENPLLALRDKISTLDEKLLALLAERRGLAVEVGKAKLESHRPVRDIDRERDLLDRLITLGKAHHLDAHYITRLFQLIIEDSVLTQQALLQQHLNKTNPHSARVAFLGPKGSYSHLAARQYAARHFEQFIESGCAKFADIFNQVETGQADYAVVPIENTSSGGINDVYDLLQHTTLSIVGEMTIAIDHCVLVCGTTNLDTIETVYSHPQPFQQCSKFLSRYPHWKIEYTESTSAAMEKVAQANSPRVAALGSEAGGVLHGLQVLERIEANQTQNITRFIVLARKAINVSDQVPAKTTLLMATGQQAGALVEALLVMRNHNLIMTKLESRPIHGNPWEEMFYLDIQANLESPQMQKALRELGEITRSMKVLGCYPSENVVPVDPS; translated from the coding sequence ATGACATCGGAAAACCCATTACTGGCGCTGCGCGATAAAATCAGCACGCTGGATGAAAAATTGCTGGCGTTACTGGCCGAGCGACGAGGGCTGGCGGTTGAAGTCGGCAAAGCCAAGCTCGAGTCCCATCGCCCGGTGCGGGATATCGACCGCGAACGCGATCTGCTGGACAGACTGATTACGCTTGGCAAAGCGCATCATCTTGATGCGCACTACATCACCCGCCTTTTTCAGCTCATCATCGAAGATTCCGTTCTCACCCAGCAGGCGCTACTCCAGCAACACCTGAATAAAACCAACCCGCATTCCGCGCGCGTGGCATTCCTGGGACCAAAAGGTTCTTACTCACATCTCGCGGCACGTCAGTACGCAGCACGTCACTTTGAACAGTTTATTGAAAGCGGCTGTGCAAAATTCGCTGATATTTTTAATCAGGTCGAAACCGGCCAGGCCGACTACGCGGTCGTGCCAATTGAAAACACCAGCTCCGGTGGAATTAACGATGTCTACGATCTGCTGCAACACACGACGCTGTCCATTGTGGGCGAAATGACGATCGCTATCGACCACTGCGTGCTGGTTTGCGGAACAACAAACCTGGACACCATCGAAACGGTGTACAGCCATCCGCAGCCGTTCCAGCAGTGCAGCAAGTTTCTCAGTCGTTATCCGCACTGGAAAATTGAGTACACCGAAAGCACGTCCGCCGCGATGGAAAAGGTCGCTCAGGCGAACTCTCCACGCGTGGCCGCACTCGGAAGCGAAGCCGGTGGCGTGCTGCACGGTTTACAGGTTCTGGAACGTATTGAAGCGAATCAGACGCAGAACATCACTCGCTTCATTGTGCTGGCGCGTAAAGCGATCAACGTCTCCGACCAGGTGCCGGCGAAAACCACGCTGCTGATGGCGACAGGACAACAGGCCGGTGCCCTGGTGGAAGCGCTGCTGGTGATGCGTAATCACAATCTGATCATGACCAAACTGGAATCCCGCCCCATACACGGCAATCCGTGGGAAGAGATGTTTTATCTCGACATCCAGGCCAATCTGGAATCCCCACAGATGCAAAAAGCGCTCAGAGAGTTGGGCGAAATTACTCGCTCCATGAAGGTGCTGGGCTGCTATCCCAGTGAGAACGTGGTGCCCGTCGATCCGAGCTGA
- the raiA gene encoding ribosome-associated translation inhibitor RaiA, whose protein sequence is MTMNITSKQMEITPAIRQHVADRLAKLEKWQTHLINPHIILSKEPQGFIADATINTPNGHLVASAKHEDMYTAINDLINKLERQLNKVQHKGEARRATTSVKDANFVDAEEE, encoded by the coding sequence ATGACAATGAACATTACCAGTAAACAAATGGAAATTACTCCGGCAATTCGCCAACATGTCGCAGACCGTCTCGCCAAACTTGAAAAATGGCAAACTCATCTAATTAATCCGCATATCATTCTGTCCAAGGAGCCACAGGGTTTCATTGCTGATGCCACCATCAATACACCGAACGGACATCTGGTCGCCAGCGCAAAACACGAAGATATGTATACCGCCATTAACGATTTGATCAACAAGCTGGAACGGCAGCTCAATAAAGTGCAGCACAAAGGCGAAGCCCGTCGTGCAACAACTTCAGTAAAAGACGCCAACTTCGTCGACGCAGAAGAAGAGTAG